ACTTTATTCTTTGGATgcaaagttttgttttttagacTTCAAAATGGTGATCTCCCGTAGAAGATCATGGACTCGCAAAGTTTTTATCCTTCCATCAGATTTTGTACCCGTCCTAGCCCAGCCTAAGCCACAGTCATTCTCCCAGCCCCAGCCCAGCCACACTGCCCAGTCACAGCCCAGTCCCAGCCCCAACCCCAACCCAGCCGCAGCTACAGCCACAGTCACAACCCAGCCGCAGCCTAGCCACAGCCACTGCCTAACCGCGGCTACAGCCACAGCCCAGTCTCAGCCACAGCTCAGTCACTGCCGAGCCGCAGCCACAGCCCAGTTTCAGCCACTGCCCAGCCGTAGCCCAACCCCAGCCACAGCCACAGTCCAGTCTCAGCCACAGCTCCGCCACTGCCGAGCCGCAGCCACAGCCTCAGCCACTGCCTAACCGCGGCCACAACCGCAGCCACAGTCCAACCCCAGCCACAGCCACAGCCACAGCCCAGTCTCAGCCACTGCTCAGCCGCCGCCCAGTCACAGCCACAGCCCAACCAGCCTAGCCTCACCAACAGCCCAGCCCCAGCCACAGCCCCAGCCCTGCCATATCCCTCAGCCTCAGCCACAGCCCAACCCCCGCCACAGCCCAACCTCAGCCTCAGCTCCCGCCACCGCCTGCATAAGGCATTTTTGTCGTTGCATAGTAAAAAATACAGATTTATGTAAAGCAAGATAGGGACAACATCTtcagaagatgaaaaagatggAGAGAACATGGTGCTGAAACTCACCCCAAATGCCAATAGAAATTGTATACGgatgaacaattttttcttactcATTCTCACATTGAATCTTAAaaattctcttttattattatatattgtggAGGTGCACGAAGGAACGGCTTCCACCTTCACAGTTTGTCGCTGCTCTTGGATTTAATATCTGAGTCTCTTTGTAGTTTGGGCTTTAGCCCGtctatttacaaaaatattattcgagggaataaaaaagaaagaatctaGTACCATATGGTTTTTACTcttctacaaaattgaataatcaaatttaggtatttttttaattttttatttcagatttAAACATGTACTGTAACATTGTTGTATATTATTAAATCTTAAACGtaatattgtaatatatttagtttaaataataaaaataaaacggttaaattaaagaaattgattgatgtgttttatgtgtttttatgaTTAGGATTAGGAGGCCGTgcttgattttttcttttgaatcatATCATGAAAGTCACCTTATTCTTCTGACGTAAAAACCAGGCAAATAaggaaaaagtaatttaaaataaaaagattaacgCGACCAAaaagagaattatttttttcttttttgttcggaagtagaatgaaaaaaataaaactaacgaGTTTATGTTTACTACTTAATAAAAACATctgaaaaaaatagaagatgaacactaatgataaataaattaagaagaagaaaaataatataaaataaatatcttaataaatttatatttaattttatattttataatttattacaaatgttttatataatatatatatatatatatatatatatatatataatttaaatttatagattCTTATTATAAgtatacataaattttaaagttttggataAACAAcgtaaaaaaatagttaataaatgtgagttttaagaaaaaattactttatcctgatataaaattatacacttagtattaaatcatatttaaattttagagagTTCTATCATTCATAATAACtaagataaattttatctttgtaaaaAGCAcgtttaatttatttcataaaagtATTTACAATTAAGTTATCCTATCACTGGTACACTCCAAATTCTCACACTGGCATTTCATACAAAATGtaaatatagtacaatttacagTCATCCATTAAGGAGAATAAAAGAGTTTAcactaaaaatacattattcTTCCAAATCTTACTTAAAATactcatatttaaaaaaaaaaaaaaaaactattcttTATCACTTTGCTGCCTCCTGTTTCACTTGTATTGGTTCAGACTTCGTTTCCTCATCTGCTCTCATATAACATATACATTATAAGATCAtcacaaaatatgattttccaGCACAAACAAAAAAGTAAGGGTGAACTACCATACAACATTCAAAAAGAAGACATAATATTGCTACTACAAACAACTCATTCGTAATAAAATTCAGATGAGATGCAAATGATTATACTAGACTCTATTTTCCGGATAAAACATTGATGGAAGTTTCGGGTAGTCATGTACTTGTAGTGACATCCACTCCCTATATAACAATAATCATGGTCAAATACAATCCAACCTGTcaccacaaggttagtccgttaacACCTATGTCAAAAATCGGCACATAGACTAGGAAATCATGCCcctctcaccacataactcatCCTCCTATACTTGAGACTAGAGAGTTATTAGAGTATCAGGATGACCTACCCATCAGGACCCTCAACATCAATATGTACACTGATAACATGCCCTTACACAATCTCTTCACGAGACTCATATCATGTTCATATTCATCAACTCATACCATGCCACTACAAAATCCCTCCACATAACTTATACCATATTCAGATGCATAAATtcatatacaataaaataatatacatccATCACTGAGTTAATACCACTagaatatattacaaaataactgAATAGTACAAAACCTATTCAATAAGAATTAAGTTGAAAACTCGTCGAGTAAACATCCAGGAAAAATATGTatgtcacaatggacaacttaggTCTTTCCTAGtcaaagtgttcctcaacttattattaacaaatttcttatttacaaattcaaaaaaCATCCTATAATattaacacaaaaattcaaatatggatagttaaacaataaacacataggtttttcattaacagttattgtataaaatttcaagacatgaataattatactagaatattttattataatgtaaaatCTTAGAAAGGTTAGTTCCCTTTACCTCCATTCCGAACTTAGTTTTTTGATCAATGATTGCTCTCAAAATCCTTTCAGAATCTCTACCTTTTTACAACTAGAATTTCCTCTCAAATTTCTCACtaaatttttgaattctttctcttccttATGCAAATTTTCCACTCCCCCTTGCTTggtatttatagaccaaaattctggtcctatttttttattatatatttttttaaaattattttattaaaaatatcattttaatccATGTCACCAAAAGAAGTTTTCTTTGCTTGTTCTTACTGATTGCACCAAAAGATGGTTATCCTAtgtgattttattaattttttttaccataatatttttattaattatattttctatctttaaaattattactactaacaaataaaaattgctACTATTTTAATGAGTAATATTCATGCGctttacaatataatatatatatatatatatatatatatatatatatatatataacttatgtaacCTTTTAAAGTGTAAAACATTTTAGTTGAAACAAATATCCTATTCATAAAACCAACATACATTAAAcacaaaagtatttttaatttaaaatgaaaaaataaaaaaataaaaaattatttgaatatctttaaccttaaaatttagaattagagGTGTCATCCATGGATTAGTCCTATCCATTCATGAGAAAATCCTACTTTAGAAAGCTCCCTCAAGTGGAGGCCAAAANNNNNNNNNNNNNNNNNNNNNNNNNNNNNNNNNNNNNNNNNNNNNNNNNNNNNNNNNNNNNNNNNNNNNNNNNNNNNNNNNNNNNNNNNNNNNNNNNNNNNNNNNNNNNNNNNNNNNNNNNNNNNNNNNNNNNNNNNNNNNNNNNNNNNNNNNNNNNNNNNNNNNNNNNNNNNNNNNNNNNNNNNNNNNNNNNNNNNNNNNNNNNNNNNNNNNNNNNNNNNNNNNNNNNNNNNNNNNNNNNNNNNNNNNNNNNNNNNNNNNNNNNNNNNNNNNNNNNNNNNNNNNNNNNNNNNNNNNNNNNNNNNNNNNNNNNNNNNNNNNNNNNNNNNNNNNNNNNNNNNNNNNNNNNNNNNNNNNNNNNNNNNNNNNNNNNNNNNNNNNNNNNNNNNNNNNNNNNNNNNNNNNNNNNNNNNNNNNNNNNNNNNNNNNNNNNNNATTGGATAATTGTTGTCagatttgtgaccaagtcaggtatatctaactctgctcttaatctttctattgttactaagggtagtgattggataattaATTCAGGTGttactgatcatatgacttgtgatcctcttatatttactaatttttcctttaattgtTCTAAAACTGTTAATATCAATGTGAATGGGGTCTTATCTTCTATTGAAGGAATAAAGTACCATATATATTAAAGGATCCTATAATCTTTTGTCTATTAAAGGAAAGACATGTGCACAAATccgcacaaattataataatatctaaaatataactaacataatatttcattgcctaatatcctttaataaaatatttagcatatcttaacactCTCACTCgagttggtgcatggatatcacacattcccaacttgaatgGATACTCATTAAACAATCTTCCAACTTGAATAGATACTcattaaacaatcttcttgacactcctttgaTGAGAACATCAGTCAACTGTAACTTtgatcttacaaaaggaaaggaaattatttaAGCTTCAAtattctctttgatgaaatgtttaccaatctccacatgctttgttttATCATGTTGAACATgattatgagcaattgcaatagccgaagtattgtcaTAGTACAAACTCATatcttcatttggtttaaatctcAAATCTTATAGCACATTTTTAAttcacaaaagttcacatacacctagtgcTATGCCTTTGAATTCTGCTTCAGATCTTACTACTATAAgttgttttttactcctccaagttaTAGGATTTCCTTCTATAAAAGTAAAGTATCaagaggtagatcttctatcatcttttgaacctttaattataaaaaattaattaacttttaaaaacaatatcatttatataaatatataaaattatatattttattacataatttaatatattataattttattatatttaaattaatttttttacaacatatttattattatattattaaataaaatatgtcataacatttcatattttttgaatttttatatattaaataaaatacatatttttatattatactgtCTATTATAATATCttcttacaatttattttaataactgtAATGAAGGTTGTAAAGTCACTTCCTTTATTCCCCCATATAATTTACTCATTTCTGAACACAACAATACAAAGCATATACGTTCTTTATTAACAATGATTGTttagaatttcaatatatgaataattatactaaaatattttattataatataaaatcttagaAAGATTAATTCCCTTTACCTCCATTCCAAATTTAGTTTCTTGACCAATGATTGCTCTCAAAATCCTTCCATAATCTCTATTCCTCTCAAATTTCTCACtaaatttttgaattctttctcttccttATGCAAATTTCCCACTCCCCCTTGCTTGGTATTTTTAGGCCAAAATTCTggtcctattttttttattatatatatttttttaaattattttattaaaaatattattttaatccatGTCACCAAAAGAAGTTGTTTGCTTCTTCTTACTGATTATACCAATGGTTGTCCTATgtgattttattaatattttttaccataatattcttattaattatattttctatctttaaaattattaatactaacaaataaaaattactactattttaatgaataattttcatgcactttacaataa
This DNA window, taken from Vigna radiata var. radiata cultivar VC1973A chromosome 5, Vradiata_ver6, whole genome shotgun sequence, encodes the following:
- the LOC111241665 gene encoding uncharacterized protein LOC111241665, producing MSKKKLFIRIQFLLAFGVSFSTMFSPSFSSSEDVVPILLYINLYFLLCNDKNALCRRWRELRLRLGCGGGWAVAEAEGYGRAGAVAGAGLLVRLGWLGCGCDWAAAEQWLRLGCGCGCGWGWTVAAVVAAVRQWLRLWLRLGSGGAVAETGLWLWLGLGYGWAVAETGLWLRLGSD